From the Halomonas meridiana genome, one window contains:
- a CDS encoding DUF3305 domain-containing protein, with amino-acid sequence MSDNLRALSVTLVAEPKQVRSFTLTQWRIAELVPGDQGECVLHLQLYMTERAAYRFNLTSPTPRLFVRAGFTGQPPKPDAITASQDVAAGWLDGEQQVLEAPMPMAIQVWVEHYLARHGEAPVETRKKKRKGAGRGKETPTKEQPQ; translated from the coding sequence ATGAGTGATAATCTGCGCGCGCTGAGCGTTACCTTAGTGGCGGAGCCCAAGCAGGTGCGAAGTTTCACGCTGACCCAGTGGCGCATTGCCGAGCTCGTGCCCGGGGATCAAGGGGAGTGCGTGCTCCACTTGCAGCTCTACATGACCGAGCGAGCGGCCTACCGATTCAATCTCACCTCGCCAACGCCACGCCTGTTCGTCCGTGCCGGGTTTACCGGGCAGCCCCCGAAGCCCGATGCCATCACCGCCAGCCAGGATGTGGCGGCGGGCTGGCTGGATGGCGAGCAGCAAGTGCTGGAGGCACCGATGCCGATGGCGATTCAAGTGTGGGTAGAGCATTATCTCGCGCGTCATGGCGAAGCGCCGGTGGAAACCCGCAAGAAAAAACGCAAAGGGGCCGGGCGCGGCAAAGAGACCCCGACCAAGGAGCAGCCACAGTGA